The Amycolatopsis sp. 195334CR genome window below encodes:
- the mtrB gene encoding MtrAB system histidine kinase MtrB produces the protein MSRLAAFGRATAATGRRVSAFVRRRSIDFGELWRQSLQFRVTISTLALSSAVVFVLGMVLQNQITDRLIETKKVAAIAQTRAILDSAESELSGIDAATDQLKSRLDNVLRKLTSVPAGQDPTSASAGAFEPVLASVDPSKSSDTLVSSGPFDKVTPRLRQFVEGEQFSEQIHTAGVENARTTYLMIGAPITGAPRPLQLYLLFPLTAEQNTVSTVQNTLLVGGLVLLFLLVLITNLVTRQVVHPVRRAAAAAERFADGDLDQRLGVLGEDDLAKLAESYNEMAASIQRQIRQLEEFGQLQRRFTSDVSHELRTPLTTVRMAADVLHASREQFPPGLARSTELLVDELDRFEALLGDLLEISRLDAGVEELSAELIDARPIVLRVVEQVRVIAGEADSLLDVELPDTPVEAELDSRRVERILRNLLANAVDHSEGKPVRVRLATNEHALAITVQDFGVGLRTGEAGLVFNRFWRADPSRNRRTGGTGLGLAISHEDAKLHGGELEAWGEPDRGACFRLTLPLRQGEEWEDSPLDLPPDVPPGGFIGIEPDEPAGEVSVTPDLVAAEREEAR, from the coding sequence ATGAGCAGGCTCGCCGCCTTCGGCCGCGCCACCGCGGCCACCGGCAGGCGGGTCTCCGCCTTCGTCCGCCGCCGGTCCATCGACTTCGGCGAGCTGTGGCGGCAGTCCCTGCAGTTCCGGGTCACCATCTCCACCCTGGCGCTCTCGTCAGCGGTGGTCTTCGTGCTGGGCATGGTGCTGCAGAACCAGATCACCGACCGGCTGATCGAGACCAAGAAGGTCGCCGCGATCGCCCAGACCAGGGCCATCCTGGACAGCGCGGAGAGCGAGCTGTCCGGGATCGACGCGGCCACCGACCAGCTCAAGTCGCGCCTGGACAACGTGCTCCGCAAGCTCACCAGCGTGCCGGCCGGGCAGGACCCGACCAGCGCCAGCGCCGGCGCCTTCGAACCGGTGCTGGCCAGCGTGGACCCGAGCAAGTCCAGCGACACCCTGGTCTCCTCCGGGCCGTTCGACAAGGTCACGCCCCGGCTGCGGCAGTTCGTCGAGGGCGAGCAGTTCTCCGAGCAGATCCACACCGCGGGCGTGGAGAACGCCCGCACCACGTACCTGATGATCGGCGCCCCGATCACCGGCGCGCCGCGCCCGCTGCAGCTGTACCTGCTGTTCCCGCTGACCGCCGAGCAGAACACCGTCTCGACCGTGCAGAACACGCTGCTGGTCGGCGGTCTGGTGCTGTTGTTCCTGCTGGTGCTGATCACCAACCTGGTCACCCGGCAGGTGGTGCACCCGGTCCGGCGGGCCGCGGCCGCCGCCGAGCGGTTCGCCGACGGGGACCTGGACCAGCGGCTCGGCGTGCTCGGCGAGGACGACCTGGCCAAGCTCGCCGAGTCGTACAACGAGATGGCCGCGAGCATCCAGCGGCAGATCCGGCAGCTGGAGGAGTTCGGCCAGCTGCAGCGCCGGTTCACCTCGGACGTCTCGCACGAGCTGCGCACCCCGCTGACCACCGTGCGGATGGCCGCCGACGTGCTGCACGCCTCGCGCGAGCAGTTCCCGCCGGGGCTGGCGCGGTCCACCGAGCTGCTGGTCGACGAGCTGGACCGGTTCGAGGCGCTGCTCGGCGACCTGCTGGAGATCAGCAGGCTGGACGCCGGGGTGGAGGAGCTGTCCGCGGAGCTGATCGACGCGCGGCCGATCGTGCTGCGGGTGGTCGAGCAGGTCCGGGTGATCGCCGGCGAGGCGGACAGCCTGCTCGACGTGGAGCTGCCGGACACCCCGGTCGAGGCCGAGCTGGACAGCCGCCGGGTCGAGCGCATCCTGCGGAACCTGCTGGCCAACGCGGTCGACCACAGCGAGGGCAAGCCGGTGCGGGTGCGGCTGGCCACCAACGAGCACGCGCTGGCGATCACCGTGCAGGACTTCGGCGTCGGCCTGCGGACCGGCGAGGCCGGGCTGGTGTTCAACCGCTTCTGGCGGGCCGACCCCTCGCGCAACCGCCGGACCGGCGGCACCGGCCTCGGCCTGGCGATCAGCCACGAGGACGCGAAGCTGCACGGCGGGGAGCTGGAGGCGTGGGGCGAGCCGGACCGCGGTGCCTGCTTCCGGCTGACGCTGCCGCTGCGCCAGGGCGAGGAGTGGGAGGACAGCCCGCTGGACCTGCCGCCGGACGTGCCGCCGGGCGGGTTCATCGGGATCGAGCCGGACGAGCCAGCCGGTGAGGTGTCGGTGACGCCGGATCTGGTCGCCGCCGAACGCGAGGAGGCCAGGTGA
- a CDS encoding LpqB family beta-propeller domain-containing protein, with amino-acid sequence MRKRLRAIGALLACLTVLGASGCATVPEESQARVISSGGVAAPAPSVPEPAKDLDALGVVRQFVEASAQPQNDNARARVYFDPPAKATWRPDRGLTVMEEKFDTVYAPEQPADPNRRIVLLRGTNVGKLGPDSAFIPLSGGFEKPVQLARQPDGQWRIVSPATDLVITEPEFTRNYFRVPVYFFATDRNALVPDLRYVVQKPQSGLPGRVVDLLLAGPSDFLDGAVNNPLGEQAAIEQNVVGGPDGVVTVPLTGVGGQSDEQKKLIAAQVVKSLQSVTSSRIRLLSDGAPLVAGREEWRASDVPSYEPEASPESSLPGLMVSGGRVRSLSDGAPILGPAGSRAYDVVTAAQSLDGRQMAVVERENGRLWLRVGEFGNELARTELSGDRLSRPTWRPALPGSGGGGEVWTVVDGSQVVRVLRTAQGTWSSQVVNADMVRSLGVEISAIRLSRDGTRAAMVVAGNLVVASVVRNADSVSLRSPRMLQAERLRNVKDVDWVSQDSLVAITDSRSLPVVRVPVDGLRLDQFNLSNLTPPLHAITAAPSRPVVVADVEGLWTASEVGEVWSPHDHSVPGDAIPFYPG; translated from the coding sequence GTGAGGAAACGTCTGCGGGCGATCGGGGCGCTCCTGGCCTGCCTGACCGTGCTGGGTGCGAGCGGGTGCGCGACCGTGCCCGAGGAGTCGCAGGCGCGGGTCATCTCCTCCGGGGGCGTGGCGGCTCCGGCGCCGTCGGTGCCCGAACCGGCCAAGGACCTCGACGCGCTGGGCGTGGTCCGGCAGTTCGTCGAGGCGAGCGCGCAGCCGCAAAACGACAACGCCAGGGCGCGGGTCTACTTCGACCCGCCGGCCAAGGCGACCTGGCGGCCCGATCGCGGGCTGACCGTGATGGAGGAGAAGTTCGACACGGTCTACGCCCCGGAGCAGCCCGCCGATCCCAATCGGCGCATCGTGCTGCTGCGCGGGACGAACGTGGGCAAGCTCGGGCCCGACAGCGCCTTCATCCCGCTGAGCGGCGGGTTCGAGAAGCCGGTCCAGCTGGCGCGGCAGCCGGACGGCCAGTGGCGCATCGTCTCGCCTGCCACCGACCTGGTGATCACCGAGCCGGAGTTCACCCGCAACTACTTCCGCGTGCCGGTGTACTTCTTCGCCACCGACCGGAACGCGCTGGTGCCGGACCTGCGGTACGTGGTGCAGAAGCCGCAGTCCGGCCTGCCCGGCCGGGTGGTCGACCTGCTGCTCGCCGGTCCGTCGGACTTCCTCGACGGCGCGGTGAACAACCCGCTCGGGGAGCAGGCGGCGATCGAGCAGAACGTGGTCGGCGGGCCGGACGGGGTGGTGACGGTGCCGCTGACCGGCGTCGGCGGGCAGAGCGACGAGCAGAAGAAGCTGATCGCGGCACAGGTGGTCAAGTCGTTGCAGAGCGTGACCAGCAGCCGGATCAGGCTGCTCTCGGACGGGGCACCGCTGGTCGCCGGTCGCGAAGAGTGGCGGGCCAGCGACGTGCCGTCGTACGAGCCGGAGGCCTCGCCGGAGTCGAGCCTGCCCGGGTTGATGGTGTCCGGTGGCCGGGTGCGCTCGCTCAGCGACGGCGCGCCGATCCTCGGGCCGGCGGGTTCGCGGGCGTACGACGTGGTGACCGCGGCGCAGTCGCTCGACGGCAGGCAGATGGCCGTGGTCGAGCGGGAGAACGGGCGGTTGTGGCTGCGGGTCGGGGAGTTCGGCAACGAGCTGGCCAGGACCGAGCTGAGCGGGGACCGGCTCAGCCGACCGACGTGGCGGCCCGCGCTACCGGGCTCGGGCGGTGGCGGCGAGGTGTGGACGGTGGTCGACGGCTCGCAGGTGGTGCGGGTGCTGCGGACCGCGCAGGGCACGTGGTCCAGCCAGGTGGTGAACGCGGACATGGTGCGCTCGCTCGGGGTGGAGATCTCCGCCATCCGGCTCTCCCGCGACGGCACCAGGGCGGCGATGGTGGTGGCCGGGAACCTGGTGGTGGCGTCGGTGGTGCGGAACGCGGACTCGGTGAGCCTGCGGTCGCCCCGCATGCTCCAGGCCGAGCGGCTGCGGAACGTGAAGGATGTGGACTGGGTCAGCCAGGACAGCCTGGTGGCGATCACCGACTCGCGCTCGCTGCCGGTGGTCCGCGTCCCGGTGGACGGGCTGCGGCTGGACCAGTTCAACCTGTCGAACCTGACGCCGCCGCTGCACGCGATCACCGCCGCGCCGAGCCGTCCGGTGGTGGTCGCCGACGTCGAAGGCCTGTGGACGGCCTCGGAGGTGGGGGAGGTCTGGAGCCCCCACGACCACTCCGTCCCGGGTGACGCCATCCCGTTCTACCCAGGCTGA
- the mtrA gene encoding MtrAB system response regulator MtrA: MKARVLVVDDDPALAEMLTIVLRGEGFDTAVVADGSRALPALRELKPDLVLLDLMLPGMNGIDVCKAIRAESGVPIVMLTAKSDTVDIVLGLESGADDYVVKPFKPKELVARVRARMRRTESEPAESLAIGDLTIDVPGHEVTREGKAIPLTPLEFDLLVALARKPRQVFTREVLLEQVWGYRHAADTRLVNVHVQRLRSKVEKDPEHPEVVLTVRGVGYKAGPP, encoded by the coding sequence ATGAAGGCACGTGTCTTGGTGGTCGACGACGACCCTGCGCTCGCGGAGATGCTCACCATCGTGCTGCGTGGGGAGGGCTTCGACACCGCTGTTGTCGCGGACGGTTCGCGTGCGCTGCCCGCGTTGCGCGAGCTCAAGCCTGATCTCGTCCTGCTCGACCTGATGCTGCCGGGGATGAACGGCATCGACGTCTGCAAGGCCATCCGCGCCGAGTCCGGCGTGCCGATCGTGATGCTGACCGCGAAGAGCGACACGGTGGACATCGTGCTCGGCCTGGAGTCCGGCGCCGACGACTACGTGGTCAAGCCGTTCAAGCCGAAGGAGCTGGTGGCGCGGGTGCGGGCCCGCATGCGCCGCACCGAGTCCGAACCGGCCGAGTCGCTGGCCATCGGCGACCTGACCATCGACGTGCCCGGCCACGAGGTGACCAGGGAGGGCAAGGCCATCCCGCTCACCCCGCTGGAGTTCGACCTGCTGGTCGCGCTGGCGCGCAAGCCGCGCCAGGTGTTCACCCGCGAGGTGCTGCTGGAGCAGGTCTGGGGCTACCGCCACGCCGCCGACACCCGGCTGGTCAACGTGCACGTCCAGCGGCTGCGCTCCAAGGTGGAGAAGGACCCGGAGCACCCCGAGGTGGTGTTGACGGTGCGCGGCGTCGGGTACAAGGCAGGCCCGCCGTGA
- a CDS encoding IclR family transcriptional regulator produces MRNSEQSKGAPSQVQSVDRAISVLELLARNGETGITAIAQELGVHKSTASRLVSVLEARGLVEQLGERGKYVIGFGIVRLAGAATGRMDLARLGRQTCQALAESLGETVNIAVADEGGAINISQARGSAAITTQNWTGQRTPLHATSSGKVLLAYMSDTERRRILRRRLEQFTPRTTTDAGELGTELERVVEDGYAACFEELELGMHAVAVPIHGAHGEVVAAMSASGPSYRLSRQRVRQLVRPMTEAAEELSEQLGYFQQ; encoded by the coding sequence ATGCGGAACTCCGAGCAGAGCAAGGGAGCCCCGAGCCAGGTCCAGTCCGTCGACCGCGCGATCAGCGTGCTGGAACTGCTGGCCCGCAACGGGGAAACCGGGATCACCGCGATCGCGCAGGAACTGGGAGTGCACAAGTCCACCGCGTCACGCCTGGTCAGCGTGCTGGAAGCCCGCGGGCTGGTGGAGCAGCTCGGCGAGCGCGGCAAGTACGTGATCGGCTTCGGCATCGTGCGGCTGGCCGGGGCCGCCACCGGCCGGATGGACCTGGCCAGACTGGGCAGGCAGACCTGCCAGGCACTGGCCGAGTCGCTCGGCGAGACGGTCAACATCGCGGTCGCGGACGAGGGCGGTGCGATCAACATCAGCCAGGCCAGGGGGTCGGCCGCGATCACCACCCAGAACTGGACCGGCCAGCGCACCCCGCTGCACGCCACGTCCAGCGGGAAGGTGCTGCTGGCGTACATGTCCGACACCGAGCGGCGCCGCATCCTGCGCCGCCGGCTGGAGCAGTTCACCCCGCGCACCACCACCGACGCCGGTGAGCTGGGCACGGAGCTGGAGCGGGTGGTCGAGGACGGGTACGCGGCCTGCTTCGAGGAGCTGGAGCTGGGCATGCACGCGGTGGCCGTGCCCATCCACGGCGCGCACGGCGAGGTGGTCGCCGCGATGAGCGCTTCGGGGCCGTCCTACCGGCTCTCGCGCCAGCGCGTGCGGCAGCTGGTCCGTCCGATGACCGAGGCCGCGGAAGAACTTTCCGAGCAGCTGGGCTATTTCCAGCAGTGA
- a CDS encoding dTMP kinase — MGRLVVIEGLDGAGKRTLTEGLTKALHNAGATVGTLAFPRYGASVHADLVREALHRGHGDLADSVYGMGLLYALDRAGAADEIRGLLDRHDVVLLDRYVSSNAAYAAARLHQDSGGEVVKWVRELEIGRFGLPLPDAQILLRVPREVAAERAERRAREEADRARDAFESDDGLQARCGEVYDQLAAESWLSPWFVLDGANTVDTTALATQLMSV; from the coding sequence GTGGGCAGGCTCGTAGTGATCGAAGGACTCGACGGCGCCGGTAAGCGGACGCTGACCGAGGGCCTGACCAAAGCGCTGCACAACGCCGGCGCGACCGTCGGCACGCTGGCGTTCCCGCGCTACGGAGCGAGTGTGCACGCCGACCTCGTCCGCGAGGCGCTGCACCGCGGCCACGGCGACCTCGCCGATTCCGTGTACGGCATGGGCCTGCTCTACGCGCTCGACCGGGCAGGCGCCGCCGACGAGATCCGCGGGCTGCTCGACCGGCACGACGTGGTCCTGCTCGACCGCTACGTCTCGTCCAACGCCGCCTACGCGGCCGCCCGCCTGCACCAGGACAGCGGCGGCGAAGTCGTGAAATGGGTGCGGGAACTGGAGATCGGCCGCTTCGGCCTACCCCTTCCCGACGCGCAGATCCTGCTCCGCGTACCGCGCGAAGTCGCCGCCGAACGGGCCGAGCGGCGCGCGCGGGAGGAAGCCGACCGCGCCAGGGACGCCTTCGAATCCGACGACGGCCTGCAGGCCCGTTGCGGCGAGGTGTACGACCAGCTGGCTGCGGAAAGCTGGCTCTCCCCGTGGTTCGTGCTCGACGGCGCGAACACCGTGGACACCACCGCGCTGGCCACCCAGCTAATGTCCGTTTAG
- the hpf gene encoding ribosome hibernation-promoting factor, HPF/YfiA family, with translation MDIVVKGRNVEVPEHYRAHVSEKLSRLERYDKKVIRYDVELFHEPNRRQAKNCQRVEITVVGKGPAVRAEACAGDFYAALDAAVTKLENRLRRSHDRRRVHYGRRRSESVAEATSVAGGMADSGRRPAASTAVLDAPVYDEMPLDGEAGRAAEIDVPQQRWDDGVAEHLPGRIVREKQHDAEPMSVDQALYEMELVGHDFYLFNDSDTGRPSVVYRRKGFDYGVIQLAK, from the coding sequence ATGGACATCGTCGTGAAGGGCCGTAACGTGGAGGTGCCCGAGCACTACCGGGCACACGTCAGCGAAAAGCTGTCGCGGCTGGAACGCTATGACAAGAAGGTCATCCGTTACGACGTGGAACTTTTCCACGAGCCCAACCGCCGCCAGGCGAAGAACTGCCAGCGCGTGGAGATCACCGTGGTTGGCAAGGGTCCGGCCGTGCGCGCGGAAGCCTGTGCCGGCGACTTCTATGCCGCGCTCGACGCCGCGGTGACCAAGCTGGAGAACCGCCTCCGCCGGTCCCACGACCGGCGTCGTGTCCACTATGGACGCCGCCGTTCCGAATCGGTCGCCGAAGCGACCTCGGTGGCAGGCGGAATGGCCGATTCCGGCAGGCGGCCCGCCGCGAGCACCGCGGTACTGGACGCGCCCGTCTACGACGAGATGCCGCTCGACGGCGAGGCCGGAAGAGCAGCCGAGATCGACGTGCCCCAGCAGCGCTGGGACGACGGTGTGGCCGAACACCTCCCCGGCCGCATCGTCCGCGAGAAGCAGCACGACGCGGAACCCATGAGCGTCGACCAGGCCCTCTACGAGATGGAGCTGGTCGGGCACGACTTCTACCTCTTCAACGACTCCGACACCGGCAGGCCGAGTGTCGTCTACCGCAGGAAGGGCTTCGACTACGGCGTGATCCAGCTCGCCAAGTGA
- the secA gene encoding preprotein translocase subunit SecA, whose translation MVLNRLLRAGEGKMVKRLRNIADHINTLEDDVKNLPDAELQAKTGEFRERFANGESLDDLLPEAFSVAREAAWRVIGQRPFDVQLMGGAALHLGQVAEMKTGEGKTLTQVLPAYLNAISGKGVHVITVNDYLAKRDAEWMGRIHRFLGLEVGVILSDMTPEQRRAAYNCDITHGTNNEFGFDYLRDNMAWDINDCVQRGHNFAIVDEVDSILIDEARTPLIISGPADQSSRWYVEFARMSPLMKADVHYEVDIRKRTVGVTEKGVSFIEDQLGIDNLYEAANTPLVGYLNNALKAKELYKRDKDYIVRNGEVLIVDEFTGRILAGRRYNEGMHQAIEAKEGVEIKAENQTLATITLQNFFRLYDKLAGMTGTAETEAAEFHQTYKLGVVPIPTNRPMVRADQADLIYKTEEAKFEAVAEDIAERHANGQPVLVGTTSVEKSEHLSKLLLKLQVPHEVLNAKYHDREALIVARAGRKGAVTVATNMAGRGTDVVLGGNPDIIADEVLRERGLDPVEHSEEYEAAWPKVLEEVNAEVKSEAEEVREAGGLYVLGTERHESRRIDNQLRGRSGRQGDPGESRFYLSLGDELMRRFNATMVERVMTTMRLPDDVPIEHKMVSKAIKSAQTQVEQQNMEIRKNVLKYDEVMNQQRKVIYSRRRKVLEGEDLRDQVTNMLSEVVTAYVNEATAEGYAEDWDHDKLWTALKMLYPVSVQWEDLADESDDLDSESLRDALVEDIHAAYERREADIDATVGEGAMRELERRVMLSVLDRKWREHLYEMDYLKEGIGLRAVAQRDPLIEYQREGFDMFDRMVEALKEDAVGLLFNLQVERQDPPPAAEPATDLPVPLPTGGGGVANGAAPQENGRHAQPVPPQPKTDPVPAALRGKGLDGGGAQRGLTYSGPAEDGGVESHGDTSADADDSAGGTRRERRAAARAQAKKGKKGPRR comes from the coding sequence ATGGTTCTGAACCGCCTGCTCCGCGCGGGCGAGGGCAAGATGGTCAAGCGCCTGCGCAACATCGCGGACCACATCAACACCCTCGAAGACGACGTGAAGAACCTTCCGGACGCCGAGCTGCAGGCGAAGACGGGCGAGTTCCGCGAGCGGTTCGCCAACGGGGAATCCCTCGACGACCTGCTGCCGGAGGCCTTCTCGGTGGCCCGCGAGGCCGCCTGGCGGGTGATCGGCCAGCGCCCCTTCGACGTCCAGCTGATGGGCGGGGCCGCGCTGCACCTCGGCCAGGTCGCCGAGATGAAGACCGGTGAGGGCAAGACCCTGACCCAGGTGCTGCCCGCCTACCTCAACGCCATCTCCGGCAAGGGCGTGCACGTCATCACGGTCAACGACTACCTGGCCAAACGTGACGCCGAGTGGATGGGCCGCATCCACCGCTTCCTCGGCCTCGAGGTCGGCGTGATCCTCTCCGACATGACCCCGGAGCAGCGCCGCGCGGCCTACAACTGCGACATCACGCACGGCACGAACAACGAGTTCGGCTTCGACTACCTGCGCGACAACATGGCGTGGGACATCAACGACTGCGTCCAGCGCGGGCACAACTTCGCCATCGTCGACGAGGTCGACTCCATCCTGATCGACGAGGCCAGGACCCCGCTGATCATCTCCGGCCCGGCGGACCAGTCCTCGCGCTGGTACGTCGAGTTCGCCAGGATGTCGCCGCTGATGAAGGCGGACGTGCACTACGAGGTCGACATCCGCAAGCGGACCGTCGGTGTCACCGAGAAGGGCGTCTCGTTCATCGAGGACCAGCTCGGCATCGACAACCTCTACGAGGCGGCCAACACCCCGCTGGTCGGTTACCTGAACAACGCGCTGAAGGCCAAGGAGCTGTACAAGCGCGACAAGGACTACATCGTCCGCAACGGCGAAGTGCTGATCGTCGACGAGTTCACCGGCCGCATCCTGGCCGGCCGCCGCTACAACGAGGGCATGCACCAGGCGATCGAGGCCAAGGAAGGCGTCGAGATCAAGGCCGAGAACCAGACGCTGGCCACGATCACGCTGCAGAACTTCTTCCGCCTCTACGACAAGCTCGCCGGCATGACCGGTACCGCCGAGACCGAGGCCGCCGAGTTCCACCAGACCTACAAGCTGGGTGTGGTGCCGATCCCGACGAACCGGCCGATGGTCCGCGCCGACCAGGCCGACCTGATCTACAAGACCGAGGAGGCGAAGTTCGAGGCGGTCGCCGAGGACATCGCCGAGCGGCACGCGAACGGCCAGCCGGTGCTGGTCGGCACCACCAGCGTGGAGAAGTCCGAGCACCTGTCGAAGCTGCTGCTCAAGCTGCAGGTCCCGCACGAGGTGCTGAACGCGAAGTACCACGACCGGGAGGCGCTGATCGTGGCGCGCGCCGGGCGCAAGGGCGCGGTCACGGTGGCCACGAACATGGCCGGTCGTGGTACCGACGTCGTGCTCGGCGGCAACCCGGACATCATCGCCGACGAGGTGCTGCGCGAGCGCGGGCTCGACCCGGTGGAGCACTCGGAGGAGTACGAGGCCGCCTGGCCGAAGGTGCTCGAAGAGGTCAACGCCGAGGTCAAGAGCGAGGCCGAGGAGGTCCGCGAGGCCGGTGGGCTGTACGTGCTGGGCACCGAGCGGCACGAGTCTCGCCGCATCGACAACCAGCTCCGCGGCCGGTCGGGCCGTCAGGGCGACCCGGGTGAGTCGCGGTTCTACCTCTCGCTCGGTGACGAGCTGATGCGGCGCTTCAACGCGACGATGGTCGAGCGCGTGATGACCACGATGCGGCTGCCGGACGACGTGCCGATCGAGCACAAGATGGTCTCCAAGGCGATCAAGAGCGCGCAGACGCAGGTCGAGCAGCAGAACATGGAGATCCGCAAGAACGTCCTCAAGTACGACGAGGTGATGAACCAGCAGCGCAAGGTCATCTACAGCCGTCGGCGCAAGGTGCTGGAGGGCGAGGACCTGCGCGACCAGGTGACGAACATGCTCAGCGAGGTGGTCACCGCCTACGTCAACGAGGCCACCGCCGAGGGGTACGCCGAGGACTGGGACCACGACAAGCTGTGGACCGCGCTGAAGATGCTGTACCCGGTCAGCGTGCAGTGGGAGGACCTCGCCGACGAGAGCGACGACCTGGACTCCGAGTCGCTGCGCGACGCGCTGGTCGAGGACATCCACGCGGCCTACGAGCGGCGTGAGGCGGACATCGACGCCACCGTGGGCGAGGGCGCGATGCGGGAGCTGGAGCGCCGGGTGATGCTGTCGGTGCTGGACCGCAAGTGGCGTGAGCACCTCTACGAGATGGACTACCTCAAGGAGGGCATCGGCCTGCGGGCGGTCGCCCAGCGCGATCCGCTGATCGAGTACCAGCGCGAGGGCTTCGACATGTTCGACCGGATGGTCGAGGCGCTCAAGGAGGACGCGGTCGGGCTGCTGTTCAACCTGCAGGTCGAGCGGCAGGACCCGCCGCCCGCGGCGGAGCCGGCCACCGATCTGCCGGTGCCGCTGCCGACCGGCGGGGGCGGTGTGGCCAATGGGGCCGCGCCGCAGGAGAACGGGCGGCACGCGCAGCCCGTTCCGCCGCAGCCGAAGACGGACCCGGTGCCCGCCGCCCTGCGGGGCAAGGGCCTCGACGGCGGCGGTGCCCAGCGGGGTCTGACGTACTCGGGCCCCGCCGAGGACGGCGGCGTCGAATCCCACGGCGACACCTCCGCCGACGCCGACGACTCCGCCGGCGGCACGCGCCGCGAGCGGCGGGCAGCCGCCCGCGCCCAGGCGAAGAAGGGCAAGAAGGGCCCGCGCCGGTAG
- a CDS encoding ComF family protein, which translates to MSKLLDLVLPPTCAGCGAPGAACCAACARVWGAPIPIPLATLAAFALAAYDGVARRLVLAYKERGRRDLAPVLGALLARAIPYLPGVSPAPDGFWWLVPVPSRRVASRIRGGPHMLRLARACARHLAEQGHRAAVAPGLVLDSHAKDAAGLARHQRAANLAGRITPEPAGLPPPGTPVLLLDDVLTTGSTVSACARALRASGYPVTGGLTLTNAHSSE; encoded by the coding sequence ATGAGCAAACTCCTCGACCTCGTCCTCCCGCCCACCTGCGCCGGCTGCGGAGCGCCCGGCGCCGCGTGCTGCGCCGCCTGCGCCCGGGTCTGGGGCGCCCCCATCCCCATCCCGCTGGCCACCCTCGCCGCCTTCGCGCTCGCGGCCTACGACGGCGTCGCCCGCCGGCTGGTCCTCGCCTACAAGGAACGCGGCCGCCGCGACCTCGCGCCCGTGCTCGGCGCGCTCCTCGCGCGCGCCATCCCGTACCTACCCGGGGTGAGTCCCGCGCCCGACGGCTTCTGGTGGCTGGTCCCGGTGCCCTCCCGACGCGTCGCCTCACGAATCAGGGGTGGTCCGCACATGCTCCGGCTCGCGCGCGCCTGCGCCCGCCACCTCGCCGAGCAGGGCCATCGCGCGGCCGTCGCGCCCGGCTTGGTGCTGGATTCCCATGCCAAGGACGCCGCCGGCCTGGCCAGGCACCAGCGCGCGGCGAACCTGGCCGGCCGGATCACGCCCGAGCCGGCCGGTCTGCCGCCGCCCGGCACCCCGGTCCTGCTGCTCGACGACGTGCTGACCACCGGTTCCACGGTGTCAGCGTGCGCTCGCGCATTGCGTGCGTCCGGATACCCGGTTACCGGCGGGTTAACCCTGACCAACGCTCACTCGTCCGAGTGA